Within the Candidatus Methylomirabilota bacterium genome, the region TCACTCCGATATGAACTCCAATGACGTCGGGTGTGAGGCCTGGGATTGGCAATGCCAAATCTGACGCACAACCAGCCGCCTTCAGCGCTTTGACAAAGTCAGTTGCATACACTTGAGCTTCGTGGTTGCTGTTTGCTGCCGTCACATGAACCATGGGGAGTGAGTGGCAGGATTTACGAGCCATGACTGTTAGCGCGGCACTTTGCTCAGAACTCAGGTGACGACCTTTTACGTTCTGTTCTATTTTTGAAAGTTTTTCGCGCGCTTCCTGTTGCTCACGTTGGGCCGCGTCCAGTTGCAGTTTCAGTTCGGCCTCACGCTCGAGTTGGACCTTGGAGGACAACTCACTAGCTCGGCGGTCAACGTAATAACGAATGCCAGTGGCTAACGGGACAAATATCGCGAAAATTATTGTAGCCCACAGCAAAGTGTGGGATAGCGACTTGAGGCTATCGATGCTGTTCCACATTTCCATAAATTTCTATCGATATCGGTTGCTGATCGGTGCGGAGACATAGCTGTGAATGCCCAACTAGAATTCGGGTACGGGATAGGCTGATCCGCGTAATACCGCAACCCATGCGAGATCCTGCAGCCTATCGGGATCCCAAGTGGCCGGCTGGCCCCCTTCCGAATCGGCAGGTTGAGCCTGAGTGGGCCGGCCCTCCGCGGTAGGGATATGCCACCAGGCGCTGCAGTCTATCCTGCGGAGTTCCTAGCTTACCATAGCCTAGCTCGCCTCGGCGATGGCCTTGATGCCGCCCGGGTTGTCCAGGGAGGAGAGATCGCCGGGATCCTTGCCGAGATGGGTGGCGCGGATCACGCGGCGCATGATCTTGGCGCTGCGGGTCTTGGGCAGCTCGGCGGCGAAGAGCACGCGCTCGGGCTTGAGCGCCTTGCCCATTTGCCTGGCGATAAGATCCGAGAGCTCAGCGCGGAGGGCTTCGCTGGGCTTCGCATCCGGGCGCAGCACCGCGAAGCACACCACAGCTTCGCCCTTGACCTTGTGCGGCACGCCGACCGCCGCGGCTTCGGCGACGGACGGATGGCTCACGAGCACCGACTCGACCTCCGCCGGGCCGACTCGTTTGCCCGCGATCTTCAGCGTGTCGTCGGAGCGGCCCGTGACGAACCAGAAACCGTCCTCATCGATATAGGCCCAGTCGCCGTGCACCCAGACATTCGGCCAGCGCGACCAGTAGGTCTCGATGTAGCGGTCGGGGTCCTTCCAGAAGCCCGCCGTCATGCCGGGAAAGGGCCTGGTGATGACGAGCTCGCCCACCTGTCCGCGCACCGGCTTGCCGTCCTCGCCGAAGACGTCGGCGGCGATGCCCGGGCAGGGGCCGTTGAATGAGCAGGGCTTGATGGGCGCGATCGGGAAGGACGTCAGGATGCCGCCCGAGATCTCCGTGCCGCCGGAGTAGTTAATGATGGGCACCCTGCCGCCCCCGACGTGCTCGAAGACCCAGCGGTAGGGCTCGGGATTCCACGGCTCCCCCGTCGAGCCGAAGATGCGAAGCCGCGAGAGATCGTGGGCACGCGGCCACTCGGTGCCGTGAGGCATGAGCGCGCGCACCGCCGTCGGCGACAGGCCCATGACCGTGACCTGGTGCCGCTCGGCGACCGCCCAGAGCCTGTCCGGCTTGGGATAGTCGGGCGTGCCTTCGAAGAGGACCAGCGTCGCGCCGTTGGTCAGCCCACCCAGGATGAGGATCGTGCCCATGACCCACCCCATGTCGGTGAGCCAGAAGAAGCGGTCATCGGCGCCGAGGTCGAAGAAGTAGGCCGCATCGTGGCCGATCTTCATCTGGAGCCCGCCCTGGGTCAGCACCACGCCCTTGGGCTTGCCCGTCGTCCCCGACGTGTAGGTGATGCAGCAGGGCCTGTCGGCGTCCACCGGCAGCGCCGGACACTCGGCCGACTCGTGCGCGAGCGCCTCGTGCCACCACACGTCGCGCCCCGGCGTCCACGGCACGTCGCGGCCGAGGCGCTTGAGCACGAGCAGGTGCTTGACCGATGGCGACAGCGTCGCCGCCTCGTCGGCGACCTCCTTCATCTTGACCGTCTGGCCGCGGCGCGGGAAACCATCGGCGGTGATCAGCACCTTGGCGTCG harbors:
- a CDS encoding acetate--CoA ligase, with the translated sequence MTDSEIIWRPTPEVIERARLTKFMRAHGLASLDALQRRSVDDPEWYWDAVSKDLGFRWMKPYTRVLDTSRGIAWPRWFEGGLMNLSDNCVDRHVDAGRGEQAAIVWEAEDGEVRTWTYREMSRDVNRLANVLTRLGVGAGDSVGLFLPMSAEAAIAIMAICRIGAIYSPSFSGYGAQAVAARLQDCDAKVLITADGFPRRGQTVKMKEVADEAATLSPSVKHLLVLKRLGRDVPWTPGRDVWWHEALAHESAECPALPVDADRPCCITYTSGTTGKPKGVVLTQGGLQMKIGHDAAYFFDLGADDRFFWLTDMGWVMGTILILGGLTNGATLVLFEGTPDYPKPDRLWAVAERHQVTVMGLSPTAVRALMPHGTEWPRAHDLSRLRIFGSTGEPWNPEPYRWVFEHVGGGRVPIINYSGGTEISGGILTSFPIAPIKPCSFNGPCPGIAADVFGEDGKPVRGQVGELVITRPFPGMTAGFWKDPDRYIETYWSRWPNVWVHGDWAYIDEDGFWFVTGRSDDTLKIAGKRVGPAEVESVLVSHPSVAEAAAVGVPHKVKGEAVVCFAVLRPDAKPSEALRAELSDLIARQMGKALKPERVLFAAELPKTRSAKIMRRVIRATHLGKDPGDLSSLDNPGGIKAIAEAS